In the genome of Flavobacterium panacagri, one region contains:
- the metG gene encoding methionine--tRNA ligase — protein sequence MIQDPKRYTITAALPYTNGPIHIGHLAGVYVPADIYSRYLRLQGKDVAFICGSDEHGVAISMKAKKEGITPQEVIDKYDGIIRKSFADFGISFNNYSRTSAKIHHDTASEFFRTLYDKGDFIEEVTEQLYDAKANQFLADRFVVGTCPKCGNDGAYGDQCENCGSTLNATDLINPKSTITGETPVLKSTKHWFLPLDRYDAFLREWILEGHKNDWKTNVYGQVKSWIDAGLEPRAVTRDLDWGIDVPVEGAEGKKLYVWFDAPIGYISSTKEWAAREGKDWEPYWKDQDTKLVHFIGKDNIVFHCIIFPAMLKAEGSYILPDNVPANEFLNLEGNKLSTSKNWAVWLHEYLEEFPDKQDVLRYALTSNAPETKDNDFTWKDFQARNNNELVAVFGNFINRVVVLTNKYYDGIIPAPNEFTEVDEQTLAELKAYPAVISSSVERYRFREALGELMNVARLGNKYLADEEPWKVMKDNPERVKTQMYVALQIAAALSVLAEPFLPFTAAKLSKILNLADLKEHFAGFSKFLKEKDRDAKDIFIDKTLGWNDISENSDLLPAGHKIGEAELLFAKIEDEEIQKQIDKLEATKTANLAENKQAEPQKDLIQFEDFAKMDIRIGTILEAEKMPKANKLLVLKVDTGIDVRTIVSGIAESFSPEEIIGKRVSVLANLAPRALRGVESQGMILMTTNAEGKLVFVNPDADAPNGATVN from the coding sequence ATGATACAAGATCCAAAGAGATATACGATCACGGCGGCATTACCTTACACCAACGGGCCTATTCATATTGGGCATTTGGCTGGGGTTTATGTACCTGCAGATATATATTCTAGATATTTAAGATTGCAAGGGAAAGATGTTGCATTTATTTGCGGAAGTGATGAACACGGTGTTGCAATTTCGATGAAAGCCAAAAAAGAAGGAATCACACCGCAGGAAGTTATTGATAAATATGATGGAATCATCCGTAAATCGTTTGCTGATTTCGGAATTTCATTTAACAATTATTCTAGAACTTCGGCGAAAATTCATCATGATACGGCATCTGAATTCTTTAGGACTTTGTATGATAAAGGCGATTTTATTGAAGAAGTTACAGAACAATTGTACGATGCAAAAGCCAATCAGTTTTTAGCAGACCGTTTTGTGGTTGGAACTTGCCCAAAATGCGGTAATGACGGCGCTTACGGCGACCAATGCGAAAATTGTGGCTCTACTTTGAACGCAACTGATTTGATCAATCCGAAATCGACAATTACAGGCGAAACTCCGGTTTTAAAATCAACGAAACACTGGTTTTTACCTTTGGATCGTTACGATGCTTTTTTACGTGAATGGATTTTAGAAGGTCATAAAAACGACTGGAAAACCAACGTTTACGGACAAGTAAAATCTTGGATTGACGCAGGATTAGAACCTCGTGCGGTAACACGTGACTTGGATTGGGGCATTGATGTTCCGGTTGAAGGTGCCGAAGGCAAAAAATTGTACGTTTGGTTTGATGCACCAATTGGATATATTTCTTCTACAAAAGAATGGGCCGCACGCGAAGGAAAAGACTGGGAACCGTATTGGAAAGATCAAGATACTAAATTGGTTCACTTTATTGGAAAAGACAATATTGTTTTCCACTGTATTATTTTCCCGGCAATGCTAAAAGCAGAAGGAAGCTATATTTTACCAGACAACGTTCCAGCAAATGAGTTTTTGAATTTGGAAGGAAACAAACTTTCGACTTCTAAAAACTGGGCGGTTTGGTTGCACGAATATTTAGAAGAGTTTCCAGATAAACAGGATGTTTTGCGTTATGCATTGACATCAAACGCTCCTGAAACAAAAGATAACGATTTTACGTGGAAAGATTTCCAAGCTAGAAATAACAACGAATTGGTTGCCGTTTTTGGAAACTTCATCAATCGTGTGGTGGTTTTAACCAACAAATATTACGATGGAATTATTCCAGCGCCAAACGAATTTACAGAAGTTGACGAACAAACTTTAGCAGAATTAAAAGCGTATCCAGCTGTAATTTCAAGTTCAGTGGAGCGTTACAGATTCCGTGAAGCTTTGGGGGAATTAATGAATGTGGCTCGTTTAGGAAATAAATACCTTGCAGACGAAGAGCCTTGGAAAGTAATGAAAGACAATCCGGAGCGTGTAAAAACTCAAATGTATGTGGCATTGCAAATTGCTGCTGCGTTGAGCGTTTTGGCTGAACCGTTTTTACCTTTCACTGCTGCGAAACTTTCTAAAATATTGAATTTAGCTGATCTTAAAGAACATTTTGCAGGTTTCAGTAAATTCCTAAAAGAGAAAGATCGTGATGCAAAGGATATTTTTATTGATAAAACATTAGGTTGGAATGATATTTCTGAAAACTCAGATTTACTTCCTGCTGGACATAAAATTGGCGAAGCAGAATTACTTTTCGCTAAAATAGAAGACGAAGAAATACAAAAACAAATAGATAAATTGGAAGCAACAAAAACAGCTAATCTTGCCGAAAACAAACAAGCAGAACCTCAGAAAGATTTAATTCAGTTTGAAGATTTTGCGAAAATGGATATCCGTATCGGAACTATTTTGGAAGCTGAAAAAATGCCAAAAGCAAATAAACTTTTAGTACTTAAAGTAGATACCGGAATCGATGTTCGTACGATTGTTTCGGGAATTGCTGAAAGTTTTTCGCCAGAAGAAATTATAGGAAAACGTGTTTCTGTATTAGCAAATCTTGCTCCAAGAGCTTTACGTGGTGTTGAAAGTCAGGGAATGATTTTGATGACAACAAATGCTGAAGGAAAACTGGTTTTTGTAAATCCAGATGCTGATGCGCCTAATGGAGCTACGGTAAACTAA
- a CDS encoding NfeD family protein, whose product MELLDSLPTLLKSFWYIAIPTSLIFLIQTVITFSGLDVADGFDTDFDAHLHDGGDFQLFSLRNLINFLLGFSWTGISFYSTLGEKPVFLIVTSFVVGVLFVLLFFFVIKQVQKLAEDNSFKITNTLNKTAEVYLTIPEKKSGKGKIMISVNGAFHELEAMTENDRIPSGSSVKVVKIENNNLLIVETI is encoded by the coding sequence ATGGAGCTATTAGACAGTTTACCTACGTTGCTTAAATCTTTTTGGTACATCGCGATTCCAACAAGTTTAATTTTTCTTATTCAAACCGTTATTACCTTTTCGGGTCTTGATGTCGCAGACGGATTTGATACCGATTTTGATGCTCACTTACATGATGGCGGTGATTTTCAGCTTTTTTCTTTAAGAAACTTAATCAACTTTTTGTTAGGTTTTAGCTGGACTGGAATTTCTTTTTATTCGACTCTTGGCGAAAAGCCGGTTTTTCTTATTGTTACTTCCTTTGTTGTTGGGGTTTTATTCGTGCTCTTGTTTTTCTTCGTGATCAAACAAGTACAAAAACTAGCCGAAGACAATTCTTTTAAAATAACCAATACGCTAAATAAAACTGCCGAAGTTTATCTGACCATTCCCGAAAAGAAAAGCGGAAAAGGCAAAATCATGATCAGCGTAAACGGTGCATTTCATGAACTGGAAGCCATGACAGAAAATGACAGAATTCCGTCGGGAAGTTCCGTAAAAGTTGTTAAAATAGAAAACAACAATCTCTTAATCGTAGAAACCATATAA
- a CDS encoding flotillin family protein, translated as MINPIILIAVAAIVLFVTISALISRYKRCPSDKILVIYGRTGGTSARCVHGGGAFIWPVIQDYSFLDLKPLSIEANLTNALSRQNIRVDVPCRFTIAISTESDSMNTAAERLLGLSSEQVQELAKDILFGQLRLVIATMTIEEINSDRDKFLDNISKNVDSELKKIGLKLINVNVTDIRDESGYIEALGKEAAAKAINEAKISVAEQEKIGETGKALADREKDTQIAETHRDRDVKIAITQKDREISIATAAKDETIGKAEAERDTRVKTSEANAIAIQGENEAKIAIANSEAIRREKEAESLRIAIAAEKVQQAKALEESYLAEQKAELARSERERSTQIANIVVPAEIAKQRAIIEAQAAAETIRENAKGEADAIFAKMEAEAKGLFEILTKQAEGYKDVVAAAGGDPSKAFQLLLLEKLPELVKTQVEAVKNIKIDKITVWDSGNGQGENGSTANFVSGMMKTVPPLNDLFNMAGLNLPSYLKGEDVASPEAPPTLEVEETKE; from the coding sequence ATGATCAACCCAATTATTTTGATTGCAGTTGCGGCAATCGTTCTATTCGTAACCATTTCAGCTTTAATCTCGAGGTACAAGCGCTGTCCTTCAGATAAAATTTTAGTAATCTACGGACGTACCGGAGGAACCTCAGCACGCTGTGTGCACGGTGGAGGTGCTTTTATCTGGCCGGTAATTCAGGATTATTCTTTTCTGGATTTAAAACCGCTTTCTATCGAAGCCAATCTGACCAATGCATTAAGCCGTCAGAACATTAGAGTCGATGTTCCTTGTCGATTTACCATTGCCATTTCTACAGAATCTGACAGCATGAATACGGCTGCGGAAAGATTATTGGGTTTATCATCAGAACAAGTTCAAGAGCTTGCAAAAGATATTTTGTTTGGTCAATTGCGTTTGGTTATTGCAACTATGACTATTGAAGAAATTAACTCTGACCGTGATAAATTCTTGGACAACATTTCTAAAAACGTGGACAGCGAATTGAAGAAAATCGGTTTAAAATTAATCAATGTAAACGTTACGGATATTCGTGACGAATCTGGTTATATCGAAGCTTTAGGAAAAGAAGCTGCTGCAAAAGCAATCAACGAAGCTAAAATTAGCGTTGCAGAACAAGAAAAAATCGGGGAAACTGGTAAAGCTCTTGCCGACAGAGAAAAAGATACTCAAATTGCAGAAACTCACAGAGATCGTGACGTAAAAATTGCGATTACTCAAAAAGACCGTGAAATTAGTATTGCAACAGCTGCTAAAGACGAAACTATTGGTAAAGCTGAAGCAGAAAGAGATACAAGGGTAAAAACTTCCGAGGCTAACGCGATTGCGATTCAGGGAGAGAACGAAGCAAAAATTGCCATTGCGAATTCTGAAGCGATTCGTAGAGAAAAAGAAGCAGAATCTTTGCGTATCGCAATTGCTGCCGAAAAAGTACAACAGGCAAAAGCATTGGAAGAATCTTACCTTGCAGAGCAAAAAGCCGAGTTGGCTCGTTCTGAAAGAGAGCGTTCTACTCAAATTGCGAACATTGTAGTTCCTGCCGAAATTGCTAAACAAAGAGCCATTATCGAAGCACAAGCAGCTGCTGAAACTATCAGAGAAAATGCAAAAGGAGAAGCTGATGCAATTTTCGCTAAAATGGAAGCAGAAGCAAAAGGTCTATTTGAAATCTTAACGAAACAAGCAGAAGGTTATAAAGATGTTGTGGCTGCAGCAGGCGGAGATCCAAGCAAAGCATTCCAACTTTTATTATTAGAGAAACTTCCTGAATTGGTTAAAACTCAAGTTGAAGCTGTTAAAAATATCAAGATTGACAAAATCACGGTTTGGGATTCTGGAAATGGTCAGGGCGAAAATGGTTCAACTGCCAATTTTGTCTCTGGAATGATGAAAACAGTGCCACCATTAAATGATTTATTCAATATGGCCGGATTAAATTTACCAAGTTATTTAAAAGGTGAAGACGTGGCTTCGCCAGAAGCTCCCCCAACCCTTGAAGTTGAAGAGACAAAAGAATAA
- a CDS encoding DMT family transporter, with protein MKLTKPRLALICGILCISIFPILVKLRLTPGLISAFYRMFFAVLLLLPYVIFSGNFKLPSLKFTLLAMLCGVLFSSDVAVWNIAIQESSATQASLLTNLSPVWVGVGSFLFLKSKPAANFWIGTVVSLFGMVTLVGFEFFIDLNFDQAFLFAVLSGILYSIYLLVSKNVLSGVDVLSFMTISLTASSIYLGILCYSLDESFTGFSNAGWFVLVLQAVICQLCAWLSISYATQHMRATRVSLSLLSQAVITSILAWLFLEEKITLQMVFGGIVLLFGIRITFYDKTISLKKLFTK; from the coding sequence ATGAAACTCACTAAACCAAGATTAGCCCTAATCTGCGGTATCCTTTGCATTTCGATTTTCCCAATATTGGTCAAATTACGTTTAACACCAGGATTGATTTCGGCATTTTACCGAATGTTTTTTGCTGTTTTACTTTTACTGCCTTATGTCATTTTTAGCGGAAACTTTAAACTTCCTAGTCTGAAATTTACACTTTTGGCAATGCTTTGCGGTGTTTTATTTTCCTCAGATGTTGCGGTTTGGAATATTGCTATTCAGGAATCAAGTGCGACTCAGGCTTCTTTGTTAACTAATTTATCTCCTGTTTGGGTTGGAGTTGGTTCTTTCCTTTTTCTGAAATCAAAACCTGCAGCAAATTTCTGGATTGGAACTGTAGTTTCTCTTTTCGGAATGGTAACTTTAGTGGGGTTCGAGTTTTTCATTGATTTGAATTTTGATCAGGCATTTTTGTTTGCTGTTTTATCTGGAATTCTATATTCGATTTATCTTTTGGTCAGCAAAAATGTGCTTTCAGGAGTTGATGTGCTTTCGTTTATGACGATTAGTTTAACCGCTTCCAGCATTTATTTGGGAATTTTATGTTATTCGCTGGACGAATCTTTTACTGGATTTTCAAATGCCGGCTGGTTTGTATTGGTTTTACAAGCAGTAATTTGTCAATTGTGTGCTTGGCTTTCGATTAGTTATGCCACACAGCACATGCGTGCAACCAGAGTTTCGTTGAGTTTGTTAAGTCAGGCGGTAATTACTTCTATTTTGGCTTGGTTGTTTTTGGAAGAAAAAATAACTTTACAGATGGTTTTCGGCGGCATCGTTTTGCTTTTCGGAATCCGAATCACTTTTTACGATAAAACTATTTCTTTGAAAAAGCTGTTTACAAAGTAA
- a CDS encoding HAD family hydrolase yields MLHKTKIPNLKVIAFDADDTLFVNEPYFQETEHKFCALMEDYLSHQGISQELFKIEIANLPLYGYGIKGYILSMIEAAMNISNNTIPVEVIEKIIQYGKELLEKPIELLDGIEETLQALHGKYKLVVATKGDLKDQHSKLHRSGLGHYFHHIEVMSDKQEIDYQKLLGRLDIQAHEFLMIGNSLKSDVLPVLGIGGYAVHIPFHTTWEHEKINHTIEHEHFSSFETIAEVVPNLL; encoded by the coding sequence ATGTTACATAAAACTAAAATACCAAACTTAAAAGTAATCGCATTTGATGCCGATGATACTTTATTTGTAAACGAACCCTATTTTCAGGAAACCGAACATAAATTTTGTGCTTTGATGGAAGATTATCTTTCCCATCAAGGTATTTCGCAGGAATTATTTAAAATCGAAATTGCCAATCTTCCTTTGTACGGTTACGGAATTAAAGGTTATATTCTTTCAATGATCGAAGCGGCGATGAATATTTCGAATAATACGATTCCTGTTGAAGTCATTGAAAAAATCATTCAATACGGAAAAGAATTGCTTGAAAAACCAATCGAATTACTAGACGGAATCGAAGAAACATTACAAGCGCTTCACGGAAAGTACAAATTGGTCGTAGCAACAAAAGGCGATTTAAAAGATCAGCACAGTAAACTGCACCGTTCTGGTTTAGGACATTATTTTCATCATATTGAAGTCATGTCAGACAAACAAGAAATCGATTATCAAAAACTATTAGGACGTTTAGACATTCAGGCGCATGAATTTTTGATGATTGGAAATTCATTAAAATCAGATGTATTGCCTGTTTTAGGAATTGGCGGCTATGCCGTTCATATTCCGTTTCACACCACTTGGGAACACGAAAAAATTAATCATACCATAGAACACGAGCATTTTAGTTCATTTGAAACTATTGCAGAAGTGGTTCCGAATTTATTATAA
- a CDS encoding chloramphenicol acetyltransferase, producing MKTLLDLENWNRKEHFAHFKQMEEPFFGATVEIDCTKAYQTAKSLNASFFIFYLHKTLVAVNTIENFKYRISENKIYINDRIDASATIGREDGTFGFSLIEYNSDFDIFKQNALIEIERIQNTTGLFTREFNDDNLIHFSAIPWLNFTSLTHARSFTYPDSCPKVSFGKMMVSETGKRTISMAVYVHHGLIDGMHLGQFVDLFQELMNQ from the coding sequence ATGAAAACACTTTTAGACTTAGAAAACTGGAATAGAAAAGAGCATTTTGCTCATTTTAAACAAATGGAAGAGCCTTTCTTTGGCGCAACGGTAGAAATCGATTGTACCAAAGCGTATCAAACTGCCAAAAGTTTAAATGCTTCTTTTTTCATTTTCTATCTGCATAAAACTTTAGTTGCTGTAAATACAATTGAGAATTTTAAATACCGAATTTCCGAAAACAAGATTTACATTAACGATCGTATTGATGCTTCGGCAACAATTGGACGAGAAGATGGTACTTTCGGATTTTCATTAATTGAATATAATTCAGATTTTGACATCTTCAAACAAAATGCTTTAATCGAAATTGAACGTATTCAAAATACAACAGGACTTTTTACAAGAGAATTTAATGATGATAATTTGATTCATTTTTCAGCAATTCCGTGGTTGAACTTTACATCGCTTACACATGCGCGAAGTTTTACTTATCCAGACAGCTGTCCAAAAGTCTCTTTTGGAAAAATGATGGTTTCAGAAACAGGAAAAAGAACCATTTCAATGGCGGTGTATGTACATCACGGTTTGATAGACGGAATGCATCTTGGACAATTTGTAGATCTTTTTCAAGAGCTTATGAATCAATAA
- a CDS encoding OmpA family protein, whose product MKKVVMTLAFALALTGLRAQTETNSGFNKWSIEFGGGINKPQRPFSPGYATSTPNLWVGDLGVRYMLNNKFGLKADFGYNSFTNQKNSKDFDSKYYRVDLQAVSNLGRIMNFETWTNTLGLLGHAGFGLAQLESNRSNEKDLIGNFIVGVTGQIRLSNRVALTGDFSTILNASQNHTFDGAYIGTGKGFSGILFNGTVGLNVYLGKNAKHADWTVIANDNANVEALESKIADLESQIKKIPAQKEIVREKQVSAPQPTDNELIKRMINDKYYSVYFDFNKTTPIENSTAAIDVVLTYLRKNPSASLDLIGYADQVGKADYNEKLSNARANNVKTILEKAGIASSRLNVVANGADTSIQKDSEEARRLARRVTFIVK is encoded by the coding sequence ATGAAAAAAGTTGTAATGACTCTTGCATTTGCTCTAGCCTTAACAGGGTTACGTGCACAAACAGAAACGAACAGTGGTTTTAATAAATGGTCTATCGAATTTGGAGGAGGGATTAACAAACCACAACGACCATTCTCTCCAGGTTATGCAACAAGTACTCCAAACCTTTGGGTTGGAGATTTAGGGGTACGTTACATGCTTAATAATAAGTTTGGTTTAAAAGCCGACTTTGGTTATAACAGCTTTACAAACCAAAAAAACTCTAAAGATTTTGATTCAAAATACTATAGAGTAGATTTACAAGCTGTTTCCAACTTAGGGCGTATTATGAATTTTGAAACTTGGACCAATACTTTAGGATTATTAGGCCACGCAGGTTTTGGTTTAGCCCAGCTAGAAAGTAATCGTTCTAATGAAAAAGACCTAATTGGAAATTTTATTGTTGGTGTTACAGGACAAATAAGATTATCTAACAGAGTTGCCTTAACGGGAGACTTCTCTACAATTTTAAATGCATCACAAAACCACACTTTTGATGGCGCTTACATCGGTACAGGAAAAGGCTTTTCAGGAATACTTTTTAATGGTACTGTAGGACTAAATGTTTATTTAGGCAAAAATGCTAAACATGCCGACTGGACTGTAATTGCAAATGATAATGCTAACGTTGAAGCTTTAGAAAGCAAAATAGCAGATCTGGAATCTCAGATCAAAAAAATACCTGCGCAAAAAGAAATTGTGAGAGAAAAACAAGTTAGTGCACCGCAGCCTACTGACAATGAATTGATCAAAAGAATGATCAACGATAAGTATTACAGTGTTTATTTTGACTTTAACAAAACAACTCCAATAGAAAACTCAACTGCAGCGATCGATGTGGTTTTAACTTATTTAAGAAAAAACCCATCTGCATCACTTGATTTAATTGGATATGCTGACCAAGTTGGAAAAGCAGATTACAATGAAAAACTATCAAACGCAAGAGCCAATAATGTAAAAACTATTTTAGAGAAAGCTGGAATTGCTTCATCTCGTTTAAACGTTGTTGCTAATGGCGCTGATACGTCTATCCAAAAAGATTCTGAAGAAGCTAGAAGATTAGCCAGAAGAGTCACTTTTATTGTGAAATAA
- a CDS encoding ferritin, with amino-acid sequence MLSKNIELALNKQIRIEAESSQTYLSMACWAEVQGLEGIAQFMYTQSDEERAHMLKLVKYVNERGGHAQVTDLKAPKTTYTTFKEMFEELYNHELFVSKSINELVHITFEEKDYATHNFLQWYVSEQIEEEATAKSILDKINLIGDDKGGLYLFDRDIQQLTVTSSIAINPK; translated from the coding sequence ATGCTATCAAAAAATATTGAATTGGCTTTAAACAAGCAAATCCGCATAGAAGCAGAATCTTCGCAAACGTATCTTTCTATGGCTTGTTGGGCAGAAGTACAAGGATTAGAGGGAATTGCTCAATTTATGTACACACAGTCAGATGAAGAGCGTGCTCACATGCTTAAATTGGTTAAGTATGTAAACGAACGCGGAGGTCACGCTCAGGTAACAGACCTTAAAGCACCAAAAACGACTTACACTACTTTCAAAGAAATGTTTGAGGAGCTTTACAATCACGAACTTTTTGTATCGAAATCGATCAACGAATTAGTGCATATTACTTTTGAAGAAAAAGATTATGCTACACATAATTTCTTACAATGGTATGTTTCTGAACAAATCGAAGAAGAAGCAACTGCTAAATCTATTCTGGATAAAATCAACTTAATTGGAGACGATAAAGGCGGACTTTACCTGTTCGACCGTGATATTCAGCAATTAACAGTTACCAGTTCGATTGCTATCAATCCAAAATAA
- a CDS encoding DUF2461 domain-containing protein codes for MENNVTIPKSSLDFLVQLKENNNKPWFDDHKSEYLIELEHIQNFADALLKELSKTDVLENASGKKSVYRIYRDIRFSKDKTPFKHYWGGSYTRATAARRGGYYFHLEKGNSFFAGGFWGPNASDLKRIRTEFGFNSEAFREILNSKSFKDTFGTLQGEQLKTAPKGFDADHEAIDLLRYKQFLIIKRFTDEEVLSSMFLEQALDTFKKMRPFFDYMSEVLTTDSNGVSIL; via the coding sequence ATGGAAAACAACGTTACTATACCGAAATCGAGTCTCGATTTTCTGGTTCAGCTTAAAGAAAACAATAACAAACCCTGGTTTGACGATCATAAATCTGAATATTTAATCGAATTAGAACATATTCAAAACTTTGCAGATGCTTTGCTAAAAGAACTTTCTAAAACCGATGTTTTAGAAAATGCTTCAGGAAAAAAAAGCGTTTACCGAATCTATCGTGATATTCGTTTTTCGAAAGACAAAACTCCTTTTAAACATTATTGGGGAGGAAGTTACACACGAGCAACAGCAGCGAGACGTGGTGGTTATTATTTTCATTTGGAAAAGGGAAACAGTTTTTTCGCCGGCGGATTTTGGGGACCAAATGCATCCGATTTAAAACGAATCAGAACTGAATTTGGATTTAATTCTGAAGCTTTTAGAGAAATCCTAAATTCCAAATCTTTTAAAGACACTTTTGGAACTTTGCAGGGCGAGCAACTTAAAACAGCTCCAAAAGGTTTTGATGCCGATCATGAAGCCATTGATTTACTACGTTACAAACAATTTTTAATCATCAAACGTTTTACAGATGAGGAAGTACTAAGTTCAATGTTTTTAGAACAAGCCTTGGACACTTTCAAAAAAATGAGACCTTTCTTTGATTATATGAGCGAAGTATTGACAACGGATAGCAATGGCGTTTCAATTTTATAA
- a CDS encoding single-stranded DNA-binding protein: MNAMKNRVQLIGNVGNDPEVKTLESGKKLVHLTIATNDVYRNEKGDKVEQTEWHRVTAWGKVAEIIEKFVVKGKEVAVEGKLTHRSYDDKNGEKRYITEVVVNEILLL, encoded by the coding sequence ATGAATGCAATGAAAAACAGAGTACAGTTAATTGGGAATGTAGGGAATGATCCAGAAGTTAAAACATTAGAAAGCGGTAAAAAGCTAGTGCATTTAACAATCGCAACCAACGATGTTTACAGAAACGAAAAAGGAGATAAGGTAGAACAAACCGAATGGCATCGTGTAACTGCCTGGGGAAAAGTAGCCGAAATTATCGAAAAGTTTGTTGTAAAAGGAAAAGAAGTCGCAGTTGAAGGTAAACTAACTCACAGAAGTTACGATGACAAAAACGGAGAGAAAAGATACATCACCGAAGTTGTTGTAAACGAGATTTTATTGCTATAA
- a CDS encoding bifunctional GNAT family N-acetyltransferase/carbon-nitrogen hydrolase family protein — translation MQAKIKKVELRNLEIEDYKQLKKSMIESYPEMADSYWGSEDIERLLSIFPEGQLVILVDGKVVGSALSLIVDEKLVEKRHNYQQISGDYKFSTHNPNAEILYGIDVFIHPNYRGLRLGRRLYDARKELCEQLNLKAIVFAGRIPSYREHAKKMSPKTYIEKVRTKELYDPVLSFQLSNDFHVLRVIKNYLEGDEESKEFAVLLEWNNIYYDDSPKLINLKKNIIRLGLIQWQMRPLNNVEALFEQAEFFIDAVSGYGSDFALFPELFIAPLMADYNHLSEAEAIRELARHSDPIRKRFQEFAISYNINIITGSMPYLEGGNLYNVGFLCKRDGTSEMYTKIHITPNEVIHWGMKGGSEFKTFDTDCGKIGILICYDVEFPELPRLLADEGMDILFVPFLTDTQNGYTRVKHCSQARAIENECYVAIAGCVGNLPKVNNMDIQYAQSSVFTPSDFAFPSNGIKAEATPNTEMTLIVDVDLNLLKELHEHGSVKTLKDRRKDLYELKKLNS, via the coding sequence ATGCAGGCAAAAATCAAAAAAGTCGAGTTACGAAATTTAGAAATTGAAGACTATAAACAATTAAAAAAATCAATGATCGAATCGTATCCTGAAATGGCCGATTCGTATTGGGGATCTGAAGATATAGAAAGATTACTTTCTATTTTTCCAGAAGGACAATTGGTAATTTTGGTTGATGGAAAAGTCGTTGGTTCTGCATTATCTCTAATTGTTGATGAAAAATTAGTAGAAAAAAGACATAATTACCAACAAATTAGTGGCGATTACAAATTCTCTACCCATAATCCAAATGCTGAAATTTTATACGGAATAGATGTTTTTATTCACCCAAATTATAGAGGTTTACGTCTAGGTCGTCGATTATACGATGCCAGAAAGGAACTTTGCGAACAGCTGAACTTAAAAGCAATTGTTTTTGCAGGCAGAATTCCGAGTTACAGGGAACATGCTAAAAAGATGTCTCCAAAAACCTATATCGAAAAAGTACGAACCAAAGAGTTGTATGATCCTGTTCTTTCTTTTCAGTTAAGCAATGATTTTCATGTTTTGAGAGTCATCAAAAATTATTTGGAAGGCGATGAAGAATCGAAAGAGTTTGCGGTTTTACTGGAATGGAATAATATTTATTATGATGACAGTCCGAAACTAATTAATCTAAAGAAAAACATCATTCGTTTGGGATTAATTCAATGGCAGATGCGCCCATTAAACAACGTTGAAGCATTATTTGAACAAGCTGAATTCTTTATCGATGCTGTTTCTGGATATGGCTCTGATTTTGCTCTTTTTCCCGAATTATTCATTGCACCTTTAATGGCCGATTACAATCATTTATCTGAAGCAGAAGCAATTCGGGAATTGGCACGCCATTCTGACCCAATCAGAAAGCGATTTCAGGAATTTGCGATTTCATACAACATCAATATCATTACCGGAAGTATGCCTTATTTGGAAGGTGGAAATCTTTACAATGTCGGTTTCTTGTGCAAAAGAGATGGAACTTCAGAAATGTATACCAAAATTCATATTACCCCAAACGAAGTGATTCATTGGGGAATGAAAGGTGGCTCTGAGTTTAAAACCTTTGATACCGATTGTGGGAAAATTGGAATTTTAATTTGTTATGATGTCGAATTCCCAGAACTTCCAAGACTTTTAGCTGATGAAGGAATGGATATTTTATTCGTGCCTTTTTTAACAGACACACAAAATGGATATACTCGTGTAAAACATTGTTCACAAGCACGTGCAATCGAAAATGAATGTTATGTAGCCATAGCAGGTTGTGTTGGAAATCTTCCGAAAGTAAACAATATGGACATTCAATATGCACAGTCTTCTGTATTTACACCTTCTGATTTTGCTTTTCCAAGCAACGGAATTAAAGCTGAAGCCACTCCAAACACCGAAATGACTTTAATTGTAGATGTTGATCTGAATTTATTAAAAGAACTTCATGAACATGGAAGTGTCAAAACATTAAAAGACAGAAGAAAAGATCTTTATGAACTTAAAAAGCTAAATTCATAA